In Apium graveolens cultivar Ventura chromosome 10, ASM990537v1, whole genome shotgun sequence, the following are encoded in one genomic region:
- the LOC141691506 gene encoding uncharacterized protein LOC141691506 gives MDKSWISKDRDSLEFEIGVKEFLIFAEENCKDPKRIPCPCGRCVNFKKFLTKIIRGHIYDHGFSLGYVDWIRHEEKSTRSTRSSIGSTCPASDQLIEHFVASETVEVCEAAFNSGNYDKDSYDFQMFVVDAEQPLFEGSECTKLESMLNLHNWKARFGISDTAFTELLSSVGSILPKDNVLPPNAYEAKKTLFDLGLGIHSDTSQCPHCKLSRWKVRKNGQIRVNVPAKVMWYFPIILRFKRLFKSPSTAELMTWHANQRINDDKMRHPTDSPSWRNIDYRWPAFGSESRNIRLALSADGINPHTNGLVNRYTCWPVVLVTYNLPPWLCMKRKFMMLSVLVPGPHEPGNNIDVYLQPLIDDLKKLWEEGEPNVYDAYNKSYFTLKAILLWTINDFPAYGKLSGCHPYMRQKAAFNGQQELGNACQPLSGEEVLARQERIDFCFGKEVKKSKKVECPWKKKSVFFELEYWKYHHVRHCLDVMHIEKNVCDNLLGTLLNMRKSKDSEAARRDMIDMGVRHDLAPQVGEKKTYLPPSPFTLSKVEKKKMLNSFLSMKLPSGHGSNIKNCVSMSDLKIYGLKSHDCHILLQ, from the exons ATGGATAAGTCGTGGATATCGAAAGATAGGGATTCTTTAGAATTTGAAATTGGCGTCAAAGAATTCTTAATTTTCGCTGAAGAAAATTGTAAAGATCCTAAAAGAATTCCTTGTCCATGTGGTCGATGtgtgaattttaaaaaattcttaaCCAAAATCATAAGGGGACATATCTACGATCATGGTTTTAGTTTGGGGTATGTTGATTGGATTCGGCATGAAGAAAAATCTACTAGGAGTACTAGGTCTTCTATAGGTAGTACATGTCCCGCTTCAGACCAACTTATAGAGCACTTTGTTGCATCAGAAActgttgaagtttgtgaagcggCTTTTAATTCGGGTAATTACGATAAGGATTCATATGATTTTCAGATGTTTGTTGTTGATGCGGAACAACCATTGTTTGAGGGTAGCGAGTGTACAAAGTTAGAGTCAATGTTAAATTTGCACAACTGGAAAGCTAGGTTTGGTATTAGCGACACTGCCTTTACTGAGCTGCTCTCTTCAGTTGGCTCGATCCTTCCCAAAGATAATGTGTTGCCTCCTAACGCATATGAAGCGAAGAAAACTTTATTCGATTTAGGTCTA GGCATACATTCTGATACTTCTCAGTGTCCTCATTGCAAGCTGTCACGTTGGAAAGTACGGAAGAATGGCCAAATTAGGGTCAATGTTCCAGCCAAGGTCATGTGGTATTTTCCTATAATTCTAAGATTTAAACGGTTATTTAAATCTCCCTCTACTGCTGAACTCATGACTTGGCATGCAAATCAGCGAATAAATGATGACAAGATGCGACATCCGACCGACTCTCCTTCTTGGAGGAATATCGATTACCGGTGGCCTGCCTTTGGTAGTGAATCTAGGAATATTAGGTTGGCTTTATCAGCGGATGGTATCAACCCGCATACTAATGGGTTAGTCAATCGATATACATGTTGGCCAGTAGTGTTGGTAACGTACAATCTTCCTCCGTGGTTATGCATGAAAAGGAAGTTCATGATGTTGTCAGTTTTAGTTCCTGGTCCACATGAGCCGGGAAATAACATCGACGTTTATTTACAACCGTTGATTGATGATCTGAAAAAACTTTGGGAAGAAGGTGAACCAAACGTTTATGACGCCTATAATAAATCATATTTCACTCTAAAAGCAATTTTATTGTGGACTATAAATGATTTTCCAGCATATGGAAAATTGTCAGGCTGC CACCCTTATATGAGGCAGAAGGCGGCCTTTAACGGACAACAAGAGTTGGGGAACGCATGTCAACCCCTTTCCGGAGAAGAAGTGTTAGCGCGTCAGGAACGAATTGATTTTTGTTTTGGAAAAGAGGTGAAGAAGTCGAAGAAggtggaatgtccatggaagaaAAAATCTGTTTTCTTTGAGTTAGAATATTGGAAATATCATCATGTTCGCCACTGTCTCGATGTTATGCATATCGAGAAAAATGTGTGTGATAATCTGCTTGGGACGTTATTAAATATGCGAAAGTCAAAAGATAGTGAGGCGGCACGTCGTGATATGATTGATATGGGTGTTAGACATGATTTAGCTCCTCAAGTAGGAGAAAAGAAGACCTATCTGCCTCCTTCCCCTTTTACTTTGTCGAAGGTTGAAAAAAAGAAAATGTTGAACTCATTCTTGTCTATGAAACTTCCTTCTGGACATGGATCAAACATAAAAAATTGTGTATCCATGTCTGATTTGAAGATATACGGGCTTAAGTCCCATGACTGCCATATCCTTCTCCAATAA